One window of Vanessa cardui chromosome 5, ilVanCard2.1, whole genome shotgun sequence genomic DNA carries:
- the LOC124529755 gene encoding protein FAM234A, with protein sequence MSANGNGGNYAPLKQLLSDSESEDDQKLENAVRIQASDSCNNLDYNSGLQSSKNYSMSDMDEYNSNEKTVESTMDNVSFLQSDMSNKMSFSRRCAFIASIFVCVFTIIIFLWGIPCSDVGSCINNEWQDKTTSWEIPYDEIELSGAVQVVDGAIPNTKNLIFIYRGNHMKEEKNNNDNVNGVLLIVGNTGKVGWYTRETRIPTEIDCHLIDVNRDKQKDCIVSGSEGLLAALNPLSGTYYWYILKQGKIFSDIAAIDFPIVIKDMDKDKVYDLLTVATMYPNANHNSLLIISGATGNIIGDPMTVHDCLVIKLLSESDSITYLCKNGTSEAVRQITYPWLYRKLLKLDQSTNHSVPISMVSKRVNISLKKSMSSANNWEIYTNGPGKLIVENSGDCPNSCRVNLKLLLEKNGTTNVSWEYSANHVYAMKPSSFAFANSIRGFVLKL encoded by the coding sequence ATGTCAGCAAATGGTAATGGCGGTAACTATGCACCTCTCAAGCAATTACTGTCGGATTCAGAATCTGAAGATGATCAGAAGTTAGAAAATGCCGTACGCATCCAGGCTTCGGATAGCTGTAATAATTTGGATTACAATAGTGGATTGCAATCGTCAAAGAATTACAGTATGAGTGATATGGATGAGTACAATTCAAATGAAAAAACAGTAGAAAGCACAATGGATAATGTAAGCTTCTTACAATCCGATATGTCAAACAAAATGTCTTTTTCACGGCGCTGCGCATTTATCGCatcaatatttgtttgtgtctttactataataatatttctttgggGTATTCCGTGCTCCGACGTCGGCAGTTGTATTAACAATGAGTGGCAAGATAAAACTACGAGCTGGGAGATTCCTTACGACGAAATAGAGTTGTCCGGAGCGGTTCAAGTCGTAGACGGAGCTATACCTAAtacaaaaaatcttatattcatATATCGCGGTAATCATATGAAAGaggaaaaaaacaataatgacaATGTGAATGGTGTTTTATTGATAGTAGGCAATACCGGTAAAGTTGGTTGGTATACAAGAGAAACCAGAATACCAACTGAAATAGACTGTCATCTTATTGATGTAAATCGCGATAAGCAGAAAGATTGCATTGTGTCAGGTTCAGAGGGATTGCTTGCTGCTCTCAACCCCTTGTCAGGAACATACTATTGGTATATTCTTAAACAAGGCAAAATATTCAGTGATATAGCAGCAATTGATTTTCCGATAGTTATAAAAGATATGGATAAGGATAAGGTCTATGACCTTTTGACTGTCGCCACCATGTACCCCAATGCCAATCATAATtcactattaataatatctggAGCAACAGGTAATATTATTGGAGATCCAATGACTGTTCATGATTGCCTGGTGATCAAGCTCTTGTCTGAGTCTGATAGTATCACATATCTTTGCAAAAATGGAACATCAGAAGCTGTTCGGCAGATAACATATCCCTGGCTATATAGAAAGCTATTAAAGTTAGATCAGTCAACAAACCATTCAGTACCCATATCCATGGTTTCAAAGAGGGTGAACATAAGTTTAAAAAAGAGTATGAGCAGCGCAAATAATTGGGAAATATATACAAACGGGCCTGGGAAACTTATTGTTGAAAATTCCGGGGATTGTCCTAACTCATGTAGAGTTAATCTAAAATTATTGCTCGAGAAAAATGGAACAACTAATGTAAGTTGGGAGTATTCTGCAAATCACGTATATGCTATGAAGCCGAGTTCATTTGCCTTTGCAAACTCTATTAGGGGTTTTGTCTTGAAATTATGA
- the LOC124529625 gene encoding suppressor of cytokine signaling 2-like isoform X2: MVVKLPDACVEVGVPLDSWSTGVACCPNCRHELRVSLACAKAHTQTSVIPVTPPFTLQPTYLPQSPLYTTPSSPLIPSPYNDELRRLADTLRALRLSGWYYGNLDWQGARNLLKDASVGAFVIRDSGDRNFIFSLSVQTERGPTSVRLHYEQGFFRLDCDRPLARYMPRFRCVVELVQHYTRVGERGPAGTVWVDREGCPHSPVLLKVPLKKSPPTLLHAARLALHKALDSNPLTPKLWCAPKHRLLPLPSTLIDYLGEYPYSI; this comes from the exons ATGCTTGTGTGGAAGTGGGGGTGCCGCTCGACAGCTGGTCAACAGGTGTTGCTTGCTGTCCAAACTGCAGGCATGAACTCCGGGTGTCTTTGGCCTGTGCAAAGGCCCACACACAAACTTCTGTGATACCAGTCACACCACCCTTCACTCTCCAGCCAACATACTTGCCACAATCTCCTTTATACACAACACCATCATCACCATTAATACCATCCCCATACAATGATGAGTTGAGACGGTTAGCTGATACGCTGAGAGCATTAAGGCTATCCGGGTGGTATTATGGCAATTTAGATTGGCAG GGTGCTCGAAATTTACTTAAAGATGCAAGTGTTGGTGCCTTTGTGATAAGAGATTCCGGTGACAGAAATTTCATATTCTCACTGTCTGTACAAACAGAAAGAGGTCCAACGTCTGTCAGGCTACATTACGAACAGGGATTCTTTAG GTTAGACTGTGACCGGCCACTTGCCAGGTATATGCCTCGGTTTCGTTGCGTCGTAGAACTCGTACAGCATTACACTCGAGTCGGCGAACGGGGACCAGCGGGCACAGTTTGGGTGGATCGTGAAGGTTGCCCACACTCGCCTGTGCTTCTCAAAGTTCCTCTAAAGAAATCACCACCGACTCTACTTCATGCAGCTCGCCTTGCGCTTCACAAGGCCCTTGACTCAAACCCACTCACGCCGAAACTTTGGTGTGCCCCCAAACACAGGCTTTTGCCTCTCCCCTCCACTCTAATAGACTATCTCGGCGAATATCCATACTCAATCTAA
- the LOC124529625 gene encoding suppressor of cytokine signaling 2-like isoform X1 produces MCLVERRDAKLSPLNMTIATRLPTQNACVEVGVPLDSWSTGVACCPNCRHELRVSLACAKAHTQTSVIPVTPPFTLQPTYLPQSPLYTTPSSPLIPSPYNDELRRLADTLRALRLSGWYYGNLDWQGARNLLKDASVGAFVIRDSGDRNFIFSLSVQTERGPTSVRLHYEQGFFRLDCDRPLARYMPRFRCVVELVQHYTRVGERGPAGTVWVDREGCPHSPVLLKVPLKKSPPTLLHAARLALHKALDSNPLTPKLWCAPKHRLLPLPSTLIDYLGEYPYSI; encoded by the exons ATGTGCTTAGTTGAAAGACGGGACGCTAAACTGAGTCCTTTAAACATGACAATAGCTACGAGGTTACCGACGCAAA ATGCTTGTGTGGAAGTGGGGGTGCCGCTCGACAGCTGGTCAACAGGTGTTGCTTGCTGTCCAAACTGCAGGCATGAACTCCGGGTGTCTTTGGCCTGTGCAAAGGCCCACACACAAACTTCTGTGATACCAGTCACACCACCCTTCACTCTCCAGCCAACATACTTGCCACAATCTCCTTTATACACAACACCATCATCACCATTAATACCATCCCCATACAATGATGAGTTGAGACGGTTAGCTGATACGCTGAGAGCATTAAGGCTATCCGGGTGGTATTATGGCAATTTAGATTGGCAG GGTGCTCGAAATTTACTTAAAGATGCAAGTGTTGGTGCCTTTGTGATAAGAGATTCCGGTGACAGAAATTTCATATTCTCACTGTCTGTACAAACAGAAAGAGGTCCAACGTCTGTCAGGCTACATTACGAACAGGGATTCTTTAG GTTAGACTGTGACCGGCCACTTGCCAGGTATATGCCTCGGTTTCGTTGCGTCGTAGAACTCGTACAGCATTACACTCGAGTCGGCGAACGGGGACCAGCGGGCACAGTTTGGGTGGATCGTGAAGGTTGCCCACACTCGCCTGTGCTTCTCAAAGTTCCTCTAAAGAAATCACCACCGACTCTACTTCATGCAGCTCGCCTTGCGCTTCACAAGGCCCTTGACTCAAACCCACTCACGCCGAAACTTTGGTGTGCCCCCAAACACAGGCTTTTGCCTCTCCCCTCCACTCTAATAGACTATCTCGGCGAATATCCATACTCAATCTAA